In Streptomyces sp. TLI_146, the genomic stretch CGCGGTGCTGCGGCAGGCCGGCACGGAACCCGCGTTCGTCGGTGAGTACACGGACACCAAGACCAAGGGCGTCTACTCCTGCCGGGCCTGCGGCGCGGAGCTCTTCACCTCCGAGACGAAGTTCGAGTCGCACTGCGGCTGGCCGTCCTTCTTCGACCCCAAGGACACGGACGCGGTGGAACTCATCGCGGACCGGTCGCACGGAATGGTCCGCACGGAGGTGCGCTGCGCCCGCTGCGGCTCGCACCTGGGCCATGTCTTCGAGGGCGAGGGCTACCCGACCCCGACGGACCAGCGGTACTGCATCAACTCGATCTCGCTGAAGCTGACGGCGGACGAGGACTGACGACCGGCGCGACATCCGACCTGAGTTGACGTCGGGTACGGGAGTGCGTAGTGTTCTCCGAGTTGTCGCGGGGCCGTAACGGTTCTGCGACAGCCGTCCGCCGCAGACTTGCGGCAACCCAACCCAGCACGACCTCCCGAACGGGACGAATTTCGGCATGCCGAATTTCATTTCGAATGGGCGGGTGGGAGTGGATGACTCGAACGGCCCGATTAGGAGCCGCCCGGAAAGTCCGCTAGAGTCTGGGACGTCGGAACGGCCCAACAGCCGGAAAGACAAAACGACTTGACCCGGGAGACCGGGAATCGGACACGAAAGAGTCTGATAGAGTCGGAAACGAAGGAAGCGCCCGGAGGGCCCGGAAACGGGAACGAAGGAAGCGTCCGTACCTTGAGAACTCAACAGCGTGCCAAAAGTCAACGCCAGATTGACAACCCCGGCCCACCGCTTGTCGGTTGGGTTGGAGGTTCCTTTGAAAAGTCCTGCTGACCTTCACGGTTGGTAGGCAATTACACAGCGAGGACGCTGAGGACGGTCGGTCTTATTCCGACATGACTGTCCCGCTCTTTCGTGTGTGCGCACCGGATTACCGGTACACATTCATGGAGAGTTTGATCCTGGCTCAGGACGAACGCTGGCGGCGTGCTTAACACATGCAAGTCGAACGATGAAGCCCTTCGGGGTGGATTAGTGGCGAACGGGTGAGTAACACGTGGGCAATCTGCCCTTCACTCTGGGACAAGCCCTGGAAACGGGGTCTAATACCGGATACGACCCGCCTCGGCATCGAGGTGGGTGGAAAGCTCCGGCGGTGAAGGATGAGCCCGCGGCCTATCAGCTTGTTGGTGGGGTAATGGCCTACCAAGGCGACGACGGGTAGCCGGCCTGAGAGGGCGACCGGCCACACTGGGACTGAGACACGGCCCAGACTCCTACGGGAGGCAGCAGTGGGGAATATTGCACAATGGGCGAAAGCCTGATGCAGCGACGCCGCGTGAGGGATGACGGCCTTCGGGTTGTAAACCTCTTTCAGCAGGGAAGAAGCGAAAGTGACGGTACCTGCAGAAGAAGCGCCGGCTAACTACGTGCCAGCAGCCGCGGTAATACGTAGGGCGCAAGCGTTGTCCGGAATTATTGGGCGTAAAGAGCTCGTAGGCGGCTTGTCACGTCGGATGTGAAAGCCCGGGGCTTAACCCCGGGTCTGCATTCGATACGGGCTAGCTAGAGTGTGGTAGGGGAGATCGGAATTCCTGGTGTAGCGGTGAAATGCGCAGATATCAGGAGGAACACCGGTGGCGAAGGCGGATCTCTGGGCCATTACTGACGCTGAGGAGCGAAAGCGTGGGGAGCGAACAGGATTAGATACCCTGGTAGTCCACGCCGTAAACGTTGGGAACTAGGTGTTGGCGACATTCCACGTCGTCGGTGCCGCAGCTAACGCATTAAGTTCCCCGCCTGGGGAGTACGGCCGCAAGGCTAAAACTCAAAGGAATTGACGGGGGCCCGCACAAGCAGCGGAGCATGTGGCTTAATTCGACGCAACGCGAAGAACCTTACCAAGGCTTGACATATACCGGAAAGCATTAGAGATAGTGCCCCCCTTGTGGTCGGTATACAGGTGGTGCATGGCTGTCGTCAGCTCGTGTCGTGAGATGTTGGGTTAAGTCCCGCAACGAGCGCAACCCTTGTTCTGTGTTGCCAGCATGCCCTTCGGGGTGATGGGGACTCACAGGAGACTGCCGGGGTCAA encodes the following:
- the msrB gene encoding peptide-methionine (R)-S-oxide reductase MsrB translates to MSYEVEKPDEQWRAELSPAEYAVLRQAGTEPAFVGEYTDTKTKGVYSCRACGAELFTSETKFESHCGWPSFFDPKDTDAVELIADRSHGMVRTEVRCARCGSHLGHVFEGEGYPTPTDQRYCINSISLKLTADED